One Halostella limicola genomic window carries:
- a CDS encoding DUF2103 domain-containing protein, with protein sequence MECRQCASPLERPGDYCLVCRTANADAVVLDIDRDRATVTMLDDERVVAATTITTNPEDGEETGVIELRNFAGRIADEVRRKRPEEVFAAGDREVLRATREQLHHEFYRVEEGEPVEAVLDRRGDAALEVVDAAPREKIGGTHSTLIGGRDGRRAVQTVAGHPHVKKIVPGPIDAGGKGSQSGVRAKATRADNNGNVRLLIRNGSSVQENRVVTTARDRDTGERVRADLNDALDDEDLQ encoded by the coding sequence ATGGAGTGCCGGCAGTGCGCGTCCCCGCTGGAGCGACCGGGCGATTACTGCCTGGTCTGCCGGACGGCGAACGCGGACGCCGTCGTCCTCGACATCGACCGCGACCGGGCGACGGTGACGATGCTCGACGATGAGCGCGTCGTCGCCGCGACGACCATCACGACGAACCCCGAGGACGGCGAGGAGACGGGCGTGATCGAACTGCGGAACTTCGCCGGCCGGATCGCCGACGAGGTGCGACGCAAGCGGCCGGAGGAGGTGTTCGCCGCCGGCGACCGCGAGGTGCTGCGGGCGACGCGCGAGCAACTGCACCACGAGTTCTACCGGGTCGAGGAGGGCGAGCCCGTGGAGGCTGTGCTGGACCGGCGCGGCGACGCCGCGCTAGAGGTCGTCGACGCGGCACCGCGCGAGAAGATCGGCGGCACCCACTCGACGCTCATCGGCGGCCGCGACGGGCGGCGCGCGGTGCAGACCGTCGCCGGCCACCCGCACGTCAAGAAGATCGTCCCCGGCCCCATCGACGCCGGCGGGAAGGGCTCGCAGTCGGGCGTCAGGGCGAAGGCGACGCGCGCGGACAACAACGGCAACGTCCGCCTGCTGATCAGAAACGGGTCGAGCGTGCAGGAGAACCGCGTCGTGACGACGGCGAGGGACCGCGACACCGGCGAGCGGGTCCGGGCGGACCTCAACGACGCGCTCGACGACGAGGACCTGCAGTAG
- a CDS encoding 50S ribosomal protein L37ae, giving the protein MAEEGKRRTGSAGRFGARYGRVARRRVAEIESDMNDDHACPDCGSNAVDRQGTGIWQCGKCGYKFAGGTFRPQTPGGRTVTRSIRAALAEDDE; this is encoded by the coding sequence ATGGCCGAAGAAGGAAAACGACGAACCGGCAGCGCCGGACGGTTCGGAGCGCGCTACGGTCGCGTCGCCCGACGCCGCGTCGCCGAGATCGAGTCGGACATGAACGACGACCACGCCTGCCCGGACTGCGGCTCCAACGCCGTCGACCGGCAGGGGACCGGTATCTGGCAGTGCGGCAAGTGCGGGTACAAGTTCGCCGGCGGCACCTTCCGCCCCCAGACTCCGGGCGGTCGCACCGTCACGCGATCCATCCGCGCCGCGCTCGCCGAAGACGACGAATGA
- a CDS encoding DNA-directed RNA polymerase subunit P, translated as MSYKCSRCKRDVELDEYGGVRCPYCGHRVLLKERSRDVKEVDVR; from the coding sequence ATGAGCTACAAGTGCTCCCGCTGTAAGCGCGACGTCGAACTCGACGAGTACGGCGGGGTCCGGTGCCCGTACTGCGGACACCGCGTGCTGCTGAAAGAGCGGAGTCGAGACGTCAAGGAAGTCGACGTCCGGTAG
- a CDS encoding KEOPS complex subunit Pcc1, whose protein sequence is MPTFVHETTLAFSYSDLDRARTVERSVSQEVDEIQGDRSATTVSRDGATVTVAVEAADLVALRAALNTWLSLVDVAEQTAAQAERTADSG, encoded by the coding sequence GTGCCGACGTTCGTCCACGAGACGACGCTCGCTTTCTCCTACTCCGATCTCGACCGCGCCCGCACCGTCGAGCGGAGCGTCAGCCAGGAAGTCGACGAGATCCAGGGCGACCGGTCGGCGACGACCGTCTCGCGCGACGGCGCGACGGTGACGGTCGCCGTCGAGGCGGCTGACCTCGTCGCGCTCCGTGCGGCGCTGAACACGTGGCTCTCGCTGGTCGACGTGGCCGAGCAAACGGCAGCGCAAGCGGAGCGCACGGCGGATTCAGGGTAG